In Caldivirga sp., a single genomic region encodes these proteins:
- the hemB gene encoding porphobilinogen synthase, with protein MYYRFPTTRPRRLRSSRIIRNMVSETSLSSSNLVWPLFIKDEGPIEQINSMPGQYRYPIGDELIKAVDDAVESGVRAFLLFGVTKHKDAVGSLAYDKKGPVPMALKMLKDTFGDSIILMTDVCLCDYTEHGHCGVVEFKDPPELQYAKQPKYVVDNDATIGIYAKIAVNYAEAGADVVAPSGMMDGQVKAIREALDNNGFSDVVIMSYSSKYASTFYGPFREAADSAPKFGDRRSYQMDPRNAYEAIKEVSMDLEEGADIVMVKPAMPYLDVIRLVKQNFPEVPLAAYQVSGEYSMIKAAALNGWLNEKMAVLESLIAIRRAGANVIITYYAKDASRWITEIENNF; from the coding sequence TAGGAGTAGTAGAATTATTAGGAACATGGTTTCTGAGACCTCATTATCCTCCAGTAATCTTGTTTGGCCATTGTTCATTAAGGATGAGGGACCTATTGAGCAGATAAACTCAATGCCTGGGCAGTACAGGTATCCTATTGGGGACGAGCTAATTAAGGCAGTTGACGATGCTGTGGAATCTGGGGTTAGGGCATTTTTACTATTTGGTGTAACTAAGCATAAGGATGCCGTAGGCTCCTTAGCATACGATAAGAAGGGACCAGTACCCATGGCGTTAAAAATGCTTAAGGATACCTTTGGCGACTCAATAATACTCATGACTGATGTATGCCTATGCGACTATACTGAGCATGGGCACTGTGGTGTAGTTGAATTTAAGGATCCGCCTGAACTTCAATACGCTAAGCAGCCTAAATACGTTGTTGATAATGATGCTACAATAGGCATTTACGCTAAGATTGCAGTCAACTACGCTGAAGCTGGGGCTGATGTAGTAGCCCCTTCAGGTATGATGGACGGGCAGGTTAAGGCTATAAGGGAGGCACTTGACAATAATGGGTTCAGTGACGTAGTGATAATGAGCTATAGCTCCAAGTACGCAAGCACGTTCTATGGCCCCTTCAGGGAGGCTGCTGATAGTGCACCTAAGTTTGGTGATAGACGCAGTTACCAGATGGATCCCAGGAACGCTTATGAGGCTATTAAGGAGGTTTCAATGGATCTTGAGGAGGGGGCTGACATAGTTATGGTTAAGCCAGCAATGCCTTACCTTGACGTAATCAGGCTAGTTAAGCAAAACTTTCCTGAAGTACCCTTAGCCGCCTATCAAGTGAGTGGTGAATACTCAATGATTAAGGCCGCTGCATTAAATGGTTGGCTTAATGAGAAGATGGCTGTGCTAGAGTCATTAATAGCTATTAGGAGGGCTGGCGCCAACGTGATAATAACCTACTACGCTAAGGACGCTTCAAGGTGGATTACTGAAATTGAGAACAACTTCTAG